The Vigna angularis cultivar LongXiaoDou No.4 chromosome 9, ASM1680809v1, whole genome shotgun sequence DNA window TCACAATAGTATGAAGGAATATTTATAGCAATACCCTCATTGCAGAATTTTCCATCCTCATCTGCTCTGAACCTTCAGTCAATTTAGTTATTTCTGACTTCAGTGACACATTTTCAGCAGTTAACATCTCAACTTTTCGGGCCAATTCTTCAGTCTCGGCCTAAACAGAGAAAATATGAGCATTATTCATCAACTTTTCTCATGTCAGATCAGCCCTTTTCCtatttagtttttcaatttcaatttttgagGGCTACATGCACGGAACTGAATAAGCATGAGATAGGACAGAAACCAAGCAATTCATGTCTTTTACCAGGCAACAATAGAAACTATGGAAGATTAGCACGTCAACAATAGAATAATTTATACCTGCTTCCTCAGTCTGGACCTTCTAGCAGATTCACGGTTAGATTGTTTCCTCCTCTCCCGTTTCAACTCACGCTCATTCTAAGGAATTCAAAGATACACACAGAATTAACCATCAGTAAAAGATTGAGGGTGCAGCATAATTATTCTAGTATGTTTCACAAGCATCTCTCTCGTGATAAAACATTAGAATGAACCATTATCTGAACAGACCTGTATCCAAGCTTCAGGAGGCACAGCTGCACAAGGTTGTGGGGCACTCGTGAGATTTTCCTTAGAATGAACAGTCAAAGAGTTCCTAAGCTCCAATGCTGTGGTCATACCTGAAGAAATTACAGGACCTACAAACTTTCCTGCAATACTAGCTGGGGTAGTAGGCACAATTATTTTCGAAGATCCAAATATCAACTTATCAACACCCTAGTACCATACTCAATGATCTAGTTGACATCAAAAGTATAATTGTGATCCAAGACAACTCAATCATTCATCAAGATGCAACAGTGAATAGGACTATTAGAGTCATACCAGTGGTTGATGTTTCCTCTCGgcttcttttcatttttgtttgattAGCCTGAgcataaaattataacatatcatAAAACTTAATTCTTCAATTTGTAGAATCATTATAAATGAAACACTGTTAGTGCACAAGgacaagaaaaaatatgttaatagtGACAATGTTCTCACCCCTGCAGTGTTGCCATCACTTCCATCGCTAGAACCCTCAGTATCCACACTGTTCATATCACCATAAAATTATTCAGTTACTCATATCGACTTACTAGTATAACTCTCGGACCAAAATTCTCTTACACGGGAGAAGAGGGAAGTAGAGTTCATTCTGGTAATAATCATATAGAAAGAATTTGGATCAACAAACCTCTGTGACAGCCTGTTTTCAGCTCCAAGCTCAGCACTCTCTGCATTGCAATTGCCTATTGACATTGCAAGCCCATCAAATCCTTTCAATTTCTTCATTAACCCCTGATCGGTATTTCCGGATAATTTTGTCGGTGAATCTACACTTGAAGGAGTCCCAGCCTGCATCATTTTTCCATGTCAACTCATCATAATTCATAGTATTCGGGGAATTAAGCATAAGATTAGAAACTAAGAAGAcaattaagagaaaataaaaaacttacagCAGGTGGAGATGGAACTCCCTGGCCGTGTGAATGTGGCCCCTACATTATACCAATATAATTTATGAGTACATAGGAAATTTTCCAATCACGAAGGTTTGTTACATTAAGAAGATCATAGAATCAAAAGGTCAATAACAGCTTAAAGGCACCCACATATGAATAACATGAAAATACCAAGGAAAAAAGGAATCCCGTCTTCATATATTCCTAACccttaaaagtaaagatttaaaataagaaGTACACTTACAATAGCAACTGCAGGGTGAGTATAAACTCCACCAGGAGGATAAAATGCTGCATATGGTGGCCCATAAGGTGGCATCATAGGCTGCAAGAAACAATAAGTTGGCAAATTATTCATCCCTTCCATCTAAGATATATATCAGGAACATCCAAAAAAGCATAGAAATGGTAATGGTAAAGCAAAATAAATGTCTCTTGGGGGCACTACCTGTGGCGGACCCCACATGAATGGGTGTGGAGCATGACCAGAAGCCACAGTTGAGTTGAAGTATGGAGGAATGTTGACTCTTGGCCCATAATACTAATATATGGCAAAAATGGTTAGCAATTCGCAAGTGGGAAAAAAATAATAGGTTTCAtcagatcattggtttaagaatAGCTAAAAATAGAAATACATGAACTAAAATTGTTGATTGATCAAGTGAATTTACAGTGCTACAATCTTTTATTGGGATAAAACTTGAACTACTAAATTTTTTAGAGcagttattttatttacattaaagTTATTTAGCTAAAACAATGACTTTGACATGAAGACTTGTGTAATTAAGGCACAAAGGAAATGATGGCAAGAGGTAGGTAACCTGCATGGCAGCCCAATCAGGATAGACATGAATGTTAGGCTGATATGTCTGATTGGCCTGATCCTGTCAACAAGGTTAGAAATAAGTATTTAAGAAGACTATTTATAAAATGTGTCCTCACACATAGTGCATAAACAGTTCTCAGCTTACAGTTGTTGCTGGTGAAGAAGGACTTCCAGTTTGAACAGATTTCCCTTCCTCACTGTTTCCCATGAGGCAATCACCAGAAGAAAAGCACCGAGTCAAATATGTCCCAACAAGTTATTCAGCTGCATTCAAAGAAGCTATGTTGTTGTCAGCAAGAAAATGTTGCAAAGactaaaatatcatataaaaggTTCTATCTAGCAACAGTACAATATCACTGAAAATGTTGGTTTACTCTGTTAATGACATAGTTAGCATTCAGACAACACATACTACAAAATTACCCACTGCAGTTTGACATTATGCAGGTGTAAATATTATACAGATAGCATCAAACAAATATTGCTCTTTTCTTGCAAAAAAAATACCACAGACAGAATGAATACTCAGTCAATAACAGAATGGTATAGGGTCAACTATGTCTTTTTGTTACCCCACAATGGATAGAAAGCGATAAACACAAACCACCAAAGCATTACATAACAAATAAAACCCAAAAGGACAATCTGAGAGCACAATGACAAAAAAACCCTCCAAATCAAAAATCTTTTTCCACCCTCATGCTGAGAGAGGAGTATTGAGACTCCTAGAATTTGCTACCTGAACCTCCATACTTTACAATTTACAGGCTTAACCCCTGATCCAAAATACCATCACTTCTTCCCTTGTTATTTTTTTCCAGCTATTTCATAGAAGAAAACTAAattcccaacaacaaaaaattgcaaaacaagaatcaaaacTCTAATCCTTTTGCTCCATTAACTCACACAACACGAGATCCAGGGCATTCAAAACTCTAATCCTTTTGCTCCATTAACTAGaacatatatttgaaaaaaaatatgtatatcaaCAAAAACCACCTTATGCTTGCGTTCCTTGTTTCTATAAATTTTCTAACACCTTTTCCCTAATCATAAAACTTCaaacccaaaaataaaaatcaaatcttTCTGAGCTTGAATCACAGCACCGAAATTCTACGTACCTGATACCTGAGGGGATTAAGATATCAAACTCTTaacca harbors:
- the LOC108322615 gene encoding common plant regulatory factor 1 isoform X3 codes for the protein MGNSEEGKSVQTGSPSSPATTDQANQTYQPNIHVYPDWAAMQYYGPRVNIPPYFNSTVASGHAPHPFMWGPPQPMMPPYGPPYAAFYPPGGVYTHPAVAIGPHSHGQGVPSPPAAGTPSSVDSPTKLSGNTDQGLMKKLKGFDGLAMSIGNCNAESAELGAENRLSQSVDTEGSSDGSDGNTAGANQTKMKRSREETSTTGKFVGPVISSGMTTALELRNSLTVHSKENLTSAPQPCAAVPPEAWIQNERELKRERRKQSNRESARRSRLRKQAETEELARKVEMLTAENVSLKSEITKLTEGSEQMRMENSAMREKLINTHLGQREEIILESIDSKRSTPVSTENLLSRVNNSSSNDRSADNESDFCENKPNSGAKLHQLLDTNPRADAVAAG
- the LOC108322615 gene encoding common plant regulatory factor 1 isoform X1, producing MGNSEEGKSVQTGSPSSPATTDQANQTYQPNIHVYPDWAAMQYYGPRVNIPPYFNSTVASGHAPHPFMWGPPQPMMPPYGPPYAAFYPPGGVYTHPAVAIGPHSHGQGVPSPPAAGTPSSVDSPTKLSGNTDQGLMKKLKGFDGLAMSIGNCNAESAELGAENRLSQSVDTEGSSDGSDGNTAGANQTKMKRSREETSTTASIAGKFVGPVISSGMTTALELRNSLTVHSKENLTSAPQPCAAVPPEAWIQNERELKRERRKQSNRESARRSRLRKQAETEELARKVEMLTAENVSLKSEITKLTEGSEQMRMENSAMREKLINTHLGQREEIILESIDSKRSTPVSTENLLSRVNNSSSNDRSADNESDFCENKPNSGAKLHQLLDTNPRADAVAAG
- the LOC108322615 gene encoding common plant regulatory factor 1 isoform X2, with product MGNSEEGKSVQTGSPSSPATTANQTYQPNIHVYPDWAAMQYYGPRVNIPPYFNSTVASGHAPHPFMWGPPQPMMPPYGPPYAAFYPPGGVYTHPAVAIGPHSHGQGVPSPPAAGTPSSVDSPTKLSGNTDQGLMKKLKGFDGLAMSIGNCNAESAELGAENRLSQSVDTEGSSDGSDGNTAGANQTKMKRSREETSTTASIAGKFVGPVISSGMTTALELRNSLTVHSKENLTSAPQPCAAVPPEAWIQNERELKRERRKQSNRESARRSRLRKQAETEELARKVEMLTAENVSLKSEITKLTEGSEQMRMENSAMREKLINTHLGQREEIILESIDSKRSTPVSTENLLSRVNNSSSNDRSADNESDFCENKPNSGAKLHQLLDTNPRADAVAAG
- the LOC108322615 gene encoding common plant regulatory factor 1 isoform X4 produces the protein MGNSEEGKSVQTGSPSSPATTDQANQTYQPNIHVYPDWAAMQYYGPRVNIPPYFNSTVASGHAPHPFMWGPPQPMMPPYGPPYAAFYPPGGVYTHPAVAIGPHSHGQGVPSPPAAGTPSSVDSPTKLSGNTDQGLMKKLKGFDGLAMSIGNCNAESAELGAENRLSQSVDTEGSSDGSDGNTAGANQTKMKRSREETSTTGMTLIGVDKLIFGSSKIIVPTTPASIAGKFVGPVISSGMTTALELRNSLTVHSKENLTSAPQPCAAVPPEAWIQNERELKRERRKQSNRESARRSRLRKQAETEELARKVEMLTAENVSLKSEITKLTEGSEQMRMENSAMREKLINTHLGQREEIILESIDSKRSTPVSTENLLSRVNNSSSNDRSADNESDFCENKPNSGAKLHQLLDTNPRADAVAAG